The sequence ATCCCCCAGCGCTTTCCGGCGAGCGCGGTGGCGGTGCCGTCGAAGCCGGCGATGTAGGCGGCCCGGGCGGCGAGGAGCCCCGCCTCCGAGCCGTGCGCCCGCCGCAGACCGAAGTCCACGAGCCGGGCTTTCGGGGCCGCGAGCCTGAAGCGGACCGCCCTCGAGGCGATGAGGGAGGCGTAGTTGAGCAGCGAGATGAGGCGCGTCTCGACGAGTTGCGCCTCGGGGAGCGGCGCGGTGACCCGCAGCAGGGGTTCTTCGGGGAAGAAGACGGTGCCCTCGGGCATGGCGTCCACGTCGCCGTTGAAGCGCAGATCGGCGAGCCAGTCGACGAAGGCGGAGGGGAAGCCGGGCTGGCCGCCGATCCACTCGAGTTCGTCGGGTTCGAAGCGCAGGCCTTCGAGGTAGTCGAGGGCGTGCGCCAGGCCCGCGGCCAGCAGGAAGTTCCGATTCGGGGGGAGGCGGCGGACGAAGAACTCGAACACGGCGGTCTCGCGCATGCCGTGTTCCCAGTACGCCTTGAGCATGGTGAGCTGGTACAGGTCCGTGAGCAGGGCGCCTGCCGCCATCGTTCGCTATCCCCCGGCCAGGACCGTTCGCGTGGGGGCGAAGTTCGCGCCTGCCGCCTGCATGCGGTCGATCGCGCGGGCCCCATCGCCCGACTCGACGTTCACGGCTCTCACGGCATCGAACAGCAGGACCACATCCAGGCCGCCCGCCCGGGCGTCGAGTACGGTTCTGAGCACGCAGTAGTCGGTCGCGAGGCCGCCCGCGAAGACGCGCGTGACGCCCCGATCCGAGAGGCGGTCGGCGAGGTCGGTGCCCGAGAACGCGGAGTAGGCCTCGGCGGCCGGGTCGTCGGCCTTCGAGATCACGACGGCCGAGGCGGGAAGCCGCAGGGACTCCGGGAACGCCGCGCCGTTCGTCCCCGCGACGCAGTGAAGCGGCCAGAGACCGCCCTGCTCGACGAACGAGCAGTGATCCGGCGGGTGCCAGTCGCGCGTCGCGAAGATCGGGAGACCCGCTTCGGAGAAGACGCGGATCGCTTCGTTCAGCGGCGGGATCACGGCATCGCCTTCGGGGACGGCGAGCGCCCCGCCGGGGAGGAAATCCTTCTGCACGTCGACCAGCAGCAGCGCGTCGCCCCGGCCGGGTGACCGGATCCGCATCGGTTCTCCTTCCGCGTTTGGGCCGCTTCCGGCCCCACTTTACCATGCATTGCCGCGCTGTGCGAAATCGTGTTACGGTTGATGGATGGTCCGCAGGGCGGTGGTCCTCCTCAGCGGTGGGCTGGACTCGGCGACCGCGCTGGCGATCGCGGCGGAGCAGGGATATCGGCCCTGTGCGCTTACGCTCCGCTACGGGCAGAGACACGAGCGCGAGGTGGATGCCGCCCGTCGCCTGGCGGAAGCGATGGGGGTGACCCGGCACGTGATCGCGGCCGTTGATCTGCGCGCGTTCGGGGGTTCGGCGCTCACCGATGACCTGGAGGTTCCCAAGGGCGGGCCCGGGTCTCCCGACCCCGAGGACATCCCCATCACCTACGTTCCGGCGCGGAACACGATCTTCCTGTCGATGGCGCTCGCGTGGGCGGAGGTTCTCGGGGCGTCCGACATCTTCATCGGCGTGAACGCCGTCGACTACAGCGGATATCCCGACTGTCGTCCCGAGTTCCTCAACGCGTTCGAGAAACTCGCCGCCCTCGCCACCAGGGCGGGCGTGGAAGGGGGTCGGCCGTTCCGGATCCATGCACCTCTGATCGACCTCACCAAGGCGGAGATCATCCGGCGCGGGCTGGCGCTGGGGGTCGACTACGGGATGACGCGGAGCTGCTACGATCCCGATGCGGTGGGCGCGGCCTGTGGGGAGTGCGACTCCTGCCGCCTGAGGCTCGCCGGGTTCGCCGCGGCGGGCGCCCCGGATCCGGCCCCGTACCAGGACCGTTAGAGGGCGGCGCTAGCGGGGGTCGCGTCGGCTCCGGGGTCGGGCGGGTGTCTGCGAATCTCCTCCGCCATGACGGGTGACCCGCACGAGCATCCGGTCGATGGTCGCCCGTTCGCCGGTCTCCCGGTTCATGGCATGGACGATCCGGCCATTCTCGCCAACCCATAGCGTGTCGGCGCCGAAATCGCCGACGTACCAACTCTGGAGGGTGTCGGAGGAGGCTTCATCGATCTCGGTGACGCGCGGTCCGTCCAGGATCCAGCAGCGGGTGCCAAAGCACACGGTGAAGGCGAGCGCGACGCAGGCGAGATTCACCGGTTCACGGCCGGCAGAGGGGTCATCCCCCCAATTTAGGTAACTCCCCA is a genomic window of Candidatus Palauibacter scopulicola containing:
- a CDS encoding isochorismatase family protein; amino-acid sequence: MRIRSPGRGDALLLVDVQKDFLPGGALAVPEGDAVIPPLNEAIRVFSEAGLPIFATRDWHPPDHCSFVEQGGLWPLHCVAGTNGAAFPESLRLPASAVVISKADDPAAEAYSAFSGTDLADRLSDRGVTRVFAGGLATDYCVLRTVLDARAGGLDVVLLFDAVRAVNVESGDGARAIDRMQAAGANFAPTRTVLAGG
- the queC gene encoding 7-cyano-7-deazaguanine synthase QueC, producing MVRRAVVLLSGGLDSATALAIAAEQGYRPCALTLRYGQRHEREVDAARRLAEAMGVTRHVIAAVDLRAFGGSALTDDLEVPKGGPGSPDPEDIPITYVPARNTIFLSMALAWAEVLGASDIFIGVNAVDYSGYPDCRPEFLNAFEKLAALATRAGVEGGRPFRIHAPLIDLTKAEIIRRGLALGVDYGMTRSCYDPDAVGAACGECDSCRLRLAGFAAAGAPDPAPYQDR